The window TCTTCGACGTCGGCAAGGCGCGCCAGTTCTATGTCGACTACCTCGGCTTCACCGTGGACTGGGAGCACCGATTCAGCCAGGACGCTCCGCTCTACATGCAGGTGTCCAGAGGCGGCCTCGTCCTGCACCTCTCGGAGCACCACGGCGACGGCACCCCGGGGTCAGCCGTCTACATCGAGACCTCCGGTGTCCGCTCCTACCACGCCGAGCTGGCTGCCAAGGACTACGGGTATCTCCGGCCCGGCGTCGGTGTGGACGAGATCGGGACGTGCATGACGCTGCTCGACCCCTTCCGCAACACCCTCAGGTTGAACGAGCCACCGGGCAACCCCGGCGGGACGAGCGGCTAGGCCGGCCGACGGGACGGTGTTCCGCCCGCCACAGGGCGCTCGCGGTGGTTCGACGGGGCGGACAGCGCGCAACCCACCTTGTCGTCGCGACGGAGCAGCCAGTTGCTCACCGCCAGGACCTCGCACCCGGCGTAGCCGCGCACGGCGGCGACGATCAGAAGCGTGCAGGGACAGGCGTGGCCGTGCTCATGGCCGGAGCGTGCCGCCTCGCGGGCCATCCGCGGGGGCGGGACGTTCGTCGATCGCCTTGCGGGGCGGTGCGAAGCGGGACGGTTCTCAGGTGCTCGTCATGTGAGCAGCAGGATGAGCAGGATGATCAGCAGGACGCCGCCCACCCCGATCCCCGGCGTTCGGTACGACCCCCCGCCGTAGCCGAAGGCGCTGAGAAGGACGAGCACGAGCAGGACCACAAGGACGATCTCGATGAGCCCCATGAGCGTCCAGTTCCCAACGGCGCCCCCGCCGAACCGTGCTTTCACTTCCGCCTTCCCTCAGCAAGCCGCTCTTCTCACACGGTGACCAGGCGCCGGACGACCCTTGGCGCCGACCGTGGCGCCGCAGGTCAGCGAGCGGTCAGCTGAAGTGGCCCCAAGATCGCGACGACAGGTCGGTTGATGAGGGCCACCGACCGACGCTCCGAGCAACGGGCCTCCAGGCGCACGTCCAACGACCCGAACGGCGGTGGGCGGAGCGCGATGACCGTGTCGCTCGGCGGGCAACCTCCGGCGCCGAGGGACGCCCGACCGTCCTCACCGCGGCCTGGCTGGTTGAGCCAGGCGCCGGTCGAGCGACGCGACGCTCGTACGGAACTCCTCGCCCGGCATGTCCTACGCCGGGCACTGGGACAGACTGGACACACGATGACCTCGCCGTTGGAACGGGCGCTCGACGCCACCGCCCGCCGGTCGTGGGCCGACGCCTGCGCCGGCTTCGCGGAGGCGCAGGCGGGTGGGGCGCTGGGTGGCGACGACCTCGAGCGGTACGCCGTCGCCGCCTACCTCGCCGGGCGCGACGACGACTGCACCCGGGCGTGGGAGGCGGCCCACCGGGCCGCGGTCGACGCCGGCGACCCAGGCGAGGCGGCCCGGCGGGCCGTCCTCCTCGCCCTGTGTCTCGTGCTCCGCGGCCAGATGGCGCACGCCGGGGGCTGGCTGGCCCGGGCGGAGACGCTGGCCGCCGAGGCGGGCAACGGCGCGGCGACCGGGTACGTCCTCGTGCCCCGCCTCCTCGCCGCCCTCGATCACGACCCGGCCGCGTCCGCTTCCCTCGCCGAGGAGGCGATCGCCATCGCCCGCCGGTGTGGCGACGCCGACCTCGCCGCCCTCGGCATCCTCGGCCACGGCCAGGCGCTGCTCGCCACCGGCGACACGCGGCGGGGCACCGCCCGCCTCGACGAGGTGATGGTGTCGGTCACCGCTGGCGAGGTGGGCCCCGTCGTCGCCGGCATCGTTTACTGCGCGGTGATCATCGAGTGCCTCCGCCTGTTCGACCTGGCCCGGGCGTCGGAGTGGACCGCCGCGCTCGGCGACTGGTGCGACGCCCAGACCGGTCTCGTCCCGTACCGCGGCCAGTGCCTCGTGCACCGCTCCCAGCTCGACCAGGTCGCCGGGCGATGGGCCGACGCCGCCGCCGCCGCCGAGCTCGCCTGTCGTCACCTGGCCGACCCGACTCATCCCGCCCTCGGGCTCGCCCACTACCAGGCGGGCGAGCTGCATCGCCTCCATGGAGATCTCGACCGGGCCGCGGCCGAGTACCGCGCCGCCGGCCGCCACGGCCACGATCCCGTCCCCGG is drawn from Acidimicrobiales bacterium and contains these coding sequences:
- a CDS encoding glyoxalase superfamily protein, coding for MEAIFRRVVPILRVFDVGKARQFYVDYLGFTVDWEHRFSQDAPLYMQVSRGGLVLHLSEHHGDGTPGSAVYIETSGVRSYHAELAAKDYGYLRPGVGVDEIGTCMTLLDPFRNTLRLNEPPGNPGGTSG
- a CDS encoding LuxR C-terminal-related transcriptional regulator codes for the protein MTSPLERALDATARRSWADACAGFAEAQAGGALGGDDLERYAVAAYLAGRDDDCTRAWEAAHRAAVDAGDPGEAARRAVLLALCLVLRGQMAHAGGWLARAETLAAEAGNGAATGYVLVPRLLAALDHDPAASASLAEEAIAIARRCGDADLAALGILGHGQALLATGDTRRGTARLDEVMVSVTAGEVGPVVAGIVYCAVIIECLRLFDLARASEWTAALGDWCDAQTGLVPYRGQCLVHRSQLDQVAGRWADAAAAAELACRHLADPTHPALGLAHYQAGELHRLHGDLDRAAAEYRAAGRHGHDPVPGLALLELAQGDAGAAARTVARALQERRSGLERAPLLAAAVEIHRAAGDVSGARAAADELASLASFASSPVLSAMAAHARGCALAAEGDAAGGLSELWDAARAWQALRMPYDAARTAVEIAAACDALGDGGTASLERDSARSTFVELGARLDLERLVADATPTPTPSVLSQREREVLALLAAGRTNREIAEALVISPHTAGRHVENIFAKLSVTTRAAATARAYEDGLLSP